Proteins encoded by one window of Phycisphaerae bacterium:
- a CDS encoding BlaI/MecI/CopY family transcriptional regulator, which produces MAKKKYDLTEGEWAIIQAVWDNQPCAAPTVQEVLQSEKAWTYSTVKTMMDRMVAKGLLKTERIRNLILYSAAVTRKEAQHSEIMRAVKRAFDGALTPMMQFLLDNNKLSKDQLAELETIIKSKRVEAKK; this is translated from the coding sequence ATGGCAAAGAAAAAATATGACCTCACTGAAGGTGAATGGGCCATTATTCAGGCCGTATGGGACAACCAGCCCTGTGCGGCTCCGACCGTGCAGGAAGTGCTCCAGAGCGAAAAGGCCTGGACCTACAGCACTGTCAAGACAATGATGGACCGTATGGTCGCCAAAGGGCTGCTCAAAACTGAAAGAATTCGAAACCTTATTCTCTACAGCGCCGCTGTCACCAGGAAGGAAGCACAGCACAGCGAAATTATGCGTGCGGTAAAAAGGGCTTTCGACGGCGCTCTCACTCCGATGATGCAGTTCCTGCTCGATAACAACAAGCTCTCTAAAGACCAGTTGGCCGAGCTGGAAACAATAATAAAAAGTAAAAGGGTGGAAGCAAAAAAATAG